A section of the Leptospira kobayashii genome encodes:
- the rplQ gene encoding 50S ribosomal protein L17, which yields MRKRNKVSQLNRSADHRKAMIQNMVISLFRYERIESSVAKLKVARSYAERMISRAKRNLDSALGTLDEKQKAEKILHNTRYLYSHLGSQEIVNKLLEDLSNRYATRLGGYTRIVRLVNRQSDNTEMAILELVERKTADELKEERAAKRAKAAAPKAKADAKPKKEKKEKKAK from the coding sequence ATGAGAAAACGTAATAAAGTAAGCCAATTAAACAGATCAGCGGATCATAGAAAAGCAATGATCCAAAATATGGTAATCTCACTCTTTCGTTATGAGAGAATCGAGTCCTCAGTTGCAAAATTGAAAGTTGCTCGTTCTTATGCGGAGAGAATGATTTCCCGTGCGAAAAGAAATTTGGATTCTGCTTTAGGGACTCTTGATGAGAAACAAAAAGCAGAAAAAATTCTACACAACACTCGTTATCTCTACAGTCACTTAGGTAGCCAAGAGATCGTGAACAAACTTCTTGAAGATCTTTCCAATAGATACGCAACTCGTCTCGGCGGATACACTAGAATCGTTCGCCTTGTGAATCGCCAATCCGACAACACGGAAATGGCAATTCTTGAATTAGTAGAACGCAAAACTGCGGATGAGCTGAAAGAAGAAAGAGCTGCTAAACGTGCAAAGGCTGCCGCTCCAAAAGCGAAAGCAGATGCAAAACCTAAAAAGGAAAAGAAAGAGAAAAAAGCGAAATAA